CCAGACGATGGCGGCGATCGGCAGCGGTGCGCCGAGCTGGTGCGCCTCGCCCATGAGAATGGCGAAGTCCTTGTGATGCAACCGCGCATCCACGCCGCGCTCGAAGTTGCGGGTCACCATGCGCTCGCCCATCACCTCGAGCACCTTCGAGGCCGCCGAGCCGCCCATGAGCGCGGCGCGCACCTTGGCCCCATCGACCCCGTTGGCCGCCGCCAGGCGCATGGCCTCGGCACCGGCCTCGATGGCGGCGACCATGATCATCTGGTTGCACGCCTTGGCCACCTGACCGGCACCGGCCGCGCCGATGCGCACGATGCGCCCGCCGAGGATCTCCAGCAACGGATAGCAGCGCGTGAAGGTCGCCTCGTCGCCGCCGACCATGATGGCCAGCGAGGCTTCGAGGGCGCCCTTGGGACCGCCCGACACCGGCGCGTCGAGCCAGCCCACGCCGGCCTCGGCATAGCGGGCGGCGAGACGGCGCGCGGTCGCGGGGGCGATGGTGCTCATGTCCAGATGGATGGCCCCGGGCTGGAAGCCGGCCAGCAGGCCATCGGCGCGCAGCGCCAGATCCTCCACATCGGCACTGGCGGTGACCATGGTGATGACGATCTCACAGTGCCGCGCCAGTTCCGCCGGCGTGCCGCACCAGCCGGCCCCGTCGGCGATGATCGACTCGGCCGAGCGCTCGCGCCGCGCCCACACCGCCACCTCGTGGCCGGCGCGCAGCAGATGGCGCGCCATCGACAGGCCCATGTCGCCCAGGCCGATGAAGCCCAGCTTCATGCCTCGCCTCCGCTCATGGTCTCGAGCAGCTTGAGCATGGAGATCGAATCTTCCTCGCCCAGGCCGCTGCCGACCAGGGCGTTGAACATCTGCGCGGTGACCGCGGCGGACGGCAACGCCAGGCCGAGGCGGTGCGCCTCTTCCATGACGATGCGCATGTCCTTCTGGTGCATCCACGCCTTGAAGCCGGGCTGGAAATTGCGGTCGAGCATGCGCTGGCCGTGGTTTTCGAGGATGCGGCTGTAGGCGAAGCCGCCCAGCAGCGCCTCGCGCACCCGGGCCGGATCGACGCCGCTCTTGTGGGCGAAGTTGAGCGCCTCGGCCACCGCCGCCACGCCCACCCCGGTGAGGATCTGGTTGCAGGCCTTGGCCACCTGGCCGGCCCCGGCATCGCCCACCAGGTTGATGGTCTTGCCGATGGCCTGCAGGGCCGGCAGGGCCTTGTCGAAAGCGGCCTGCTCGCCGCCGACCATG
The nucleotide sequence above comes from Nitrogeniibacter mangrovi. Encoded proteins:
- a CDS encoding NAD(P)-dependent oxidoreductase; protein product: MKLGFIGLGDMGLSMARHLLRAGHEVAVWARRERSAESIIADGAGWCGTPAELARHCEIVITMVTASADVEDLALRADGLLAGFQPGAIHLDMSTIAPATARRLAARYAEAGVGWLDAPVSGGPKGALEASLAIMVGGDEATFTRCYPLLEILGGRIVRIGAAGAGQVAKACNQMIMVAAIEAGAEAMRLAAANGVDGAKVRAALMGGSAASKVLEVMGERMVTRNFERGVDARLHHKDFAILMGEAHQLGAPLPIAAIVWQQLNALMARGGAKWDTAALLTVLEAMSERRDASG
- a CDS encoding NAD(P)-dependent oxidoreductase — its product is MDIGFIGLGLMGRPMVLNLRKAGFAVNVWARREASLAPVVEAGARALGSAAQVAAASEVVISCVADAPDVAQVALGPGGVAEGAGEGLVYVDMSTIAPAAARDIAAQLAARGVRMLDAPVSGGEVGAIAGTLTIMVGGEQAAFDKALPALQAIGKTINLVGDAGAGQVAKACNQILTGVGVAAVAEALNFAHKSGVDPARVREALLGGFAYSRILENHGQRMLDRNFQPGFKAWMHQKDMRIVMEEAHRLGLALPSAAVTAQMFNALVGSGLGEEDSISMLKLLETMSGGEA